Proteins encoded within one genomic window of Dermatophilus congolensis:
- the purN gene encoding phosphoribosylglycinamide formyltransferase, protein MTSDLLCLFPGGASVGKPLSVVVLVSGGGTNLQALLDAISSHEDYPVRVVAVGADRGGIEGLARAERAGIPTFVVPMGDFADRSGWDVALMEAVASFEPELVVGAGFMKIVGPAFLARFGGRFINTHPALLPSFPGAHGVRDALAYGVCVAGATCHFVDAGVDTGAIIDQRVVAVADGDTEDSLHERIKVVEREMLVEVVRRLAVDGARVQGRRVLFGG, encoded by the coding sequence GTGACTAGTGATTTGTTGTGCTTGTTTCCAGGCGGCGCGTCGGTGGGTAAGCCGCTTTCTGTGGTGGTGTTGGTCTCTGGTGGGGGCACAAATTTGCAGGCGTTGCTGGATGCGATTTCCTCGCATGAGGACTATCCGGTGCGTGTTGTTGCCGTGGGCGCTGATCGTGGGGGGATTGAGGGTTTGGCTCGTGCTGAGCGAGCGGGGATTCCGACGTTTGTGGTTCCGATGGGGGATTTCGCGGATCGGAGTGGGTGGGATGTGGCATTGATGGAGGCTGTGGCTTCTTTTGAGCCGGAATTGGTGGTGGGGGCTGGTTTTATGAAAATTGTGGGGCCAGCGTTCTTGGCCAGGTTTGGGGGGCGGTTTATCAATACTCATCCGGCGTTGTTGCCGAGTTTTCCTGGCGCTCATGGGGTGCGAGATGCGCTGGCGTATGGGGTGTGCGTGGCGGGAGCTACGTGTCACTTTGTTGATGCGGGTGTGGACACTGGAGCGATCATTGATCAGCGGGTGGTTGCTGTAGCTGATGGTGATACTGAGGATTCGCTTCATGAACGTATCAAGGTAGTTGAGCGGGAGATGCTGGTGGAGGTGGTGCGGCGTTTGGCGGTAGATGGTGCGCGTGTTCAGGGGCGCAGAGTTCTGTTTGGTGGGTGA
- a CDS encoding prepilin peptidase: MLTPITITITITLDIGFLLWAIPLTYNDIRYHRLPRPLTLGAIAVMLAAGILLWATTALITNDPSRWHTHLATAAAGALSLRLLYRLLHHCAPNSLGRGDVTLALPLGAFLGWHSIDTLIFGAWLGFAFSGITALTLLLTRQAHRHTHIPHGPAMLIGAACAISAGHLT; the protein is encoded by the coding sequence ATGCTCACCCCGATAACCATCACCATCACCATCACCCTGGACATTGGTTTCCTCTTATGGGCCATCCCCCTCACCTACAACGACATCCGCTACCACCGTTTACCCCGACCGCTGACCCTCGGCGCCATCGCAGTCATGCTCGCTGCCGGCATTCTCCTATGGGCCACAACCGCCCTAATAACTAACGACCCCTCCAGATGGCACACCCACCTCGCCACCGCAGCAGCAGGCGCACTCAGCCTTCGCCTCCTCTATCGTTTACTCCACCACTGCGCACCCAACAGCCTCGGCCGCGGAGACGTAACGCTTGCGCTACCACTAGGGGCTTTCCTCGGTTGGCACAGCATCGACACCCTCATATTCGGCGCCTGGCTTGGCTTTGCTTTCTCCGGTATTACCGCCCTCACACTTCTGCTCACCCGACAAGCGCATCGCCACACGCACATACCCCACGGCCCAGCCATGCTCATCGGTGCTGCATGCGCCATCAGCGCAGGACATCTCACCTAA
- a CDS encoding cell division protein PerM, producing the protein MSALRMPSFKFRRRGPRGSSAGESGSLSSVSVKRPPLIGGVVEAVWAALVSSVLFVLFVLVGWLAGSTGSGSGLGAVVFGLQSWLFAQGVPLLIQEQTVSVVPWLAAVVPLGSLVWAGGRLLGRMPDAGGSASSVELTGSGARRDVVRGGIGFVSGYAVVLVLVAVLARGEGLSASVLWAPFAGVCWPVIAFVVAVQRRFEGGLGRVIPRLGWFWRVDVPDWGKRVVGPAVRGVVVLLAAGVVAVVAAVVVGWQRVEVVNSYVSPGLVGGVLFTVVQLAYALTLATWAVGFAAGPGFSIGEDTLITWGNASVEPVPLVPVLGALPDPGPLPGWMTASVAVPVVVGMCVAVWALRSVGSSLPAVGVREAGRAGLAPRSGRGLLLGRLLVVSGAVLLCAVMMGAVGVLTAGSLGNQRLVDVGVSGVAMGATLAAEMLAGAWVVVFASIVLRARFVSPEESTKEPATSGRR; encoded by the coding sequence ATGTCTGCGCTACGTATGCCTTCGTTTAAGTTCCGTCGCCGTGGTCCGCGTGGTTCCTCCGCGGGTGAGTCGGGTTCGTTGTCGTCTGTGAGTGTGAAAAGGCCGCCGCTTATTGGTGGTGTTGTTGAGGCTGTATGGGCGGCGTTGGTGTCGAGTGTGTTGTTTGTGTTGTTTGTATTAGTTGGGTGGTTGGCTGGTTCGACTGGGTCGGGCTCGGGGCTGGGGGCAGTGGTTTTTGGGCTGCAATCGTGGTTGTTCGCCCAGGGGGTGCCGTTGTTGATTCAGGAGCAAACGGTCAGCGTGGTGCCGTGGTTGGCAGCTGTGGTGCCGTTGGGGTCGTTGGTGTGGGCTGGTGGACGTTTGTTGGGGCGCATGCCTGATGCAGGTGGTTCTGCTAGTTCGGTGGAGTTGACCGGTTCGGGTGCGCGGCGAGATGTAGTTCGTGGTGGGATCGGTTTTGTTTCTGGGTATGCGGTAGTGCTGGTGTTAGTGGCGGTATTGGCCAGAGGTGAGGGGTTGTCTGCGTCGGTGCTGTGGGCGCCGTTTGCTGGTGTGTGCTGGCCTGTGATTGCTTTTGTGGTTGCTGTTCAGCGTCGGTTTGAGGGTGGTTTAGGACGGGTTATTCCACGGCTGGGGTGGTTTTGGCGGGTTGATGTTCCTGATTGGGGTAAGCGGGTTGTTGGCCCGGCCGTTCGTGGTGTGGTGGTGTTGTTGGCTGCGGGGGTTGTTGCGGTTGTGGCTGCGGTGGTTGTTGGGTGGCAGCGTGTTGAGGTGGTGAATAGCTATGTGAGTCCGGGGTTGGTTGGCGGTGTTTTGTTCACGGTTGTGCAGTTGGCCTATGCGTTGACGTTGGCTACGTGGGCGGTGGGTTTCGCTGCAGGCCCTGGTTTTTCAATTGGTGAGGACACGTTGATCACGTGGGGTAATGCGAGTGTGGAGCCGGTGCCGTTGGTGCCGGTGTTGGGGGCTTTGCCCGACCCTGGGCCATTGCCGGGGTGGATGACAGCGTCAGTGGCTGTTCCTGTCGTGGTGGGGATGTGTGTGGCTGTGTGGGCGTTGCGGAGTGTGGGGAGTTCTTTGCCTGCGGTGGGCGTGCGTGAGGCGGGGCGTGCTGGTTTGGCTCCTAGGTCTGGGCGTGGCTTGTTGTTGGGGCGTTTGTTGGTGGTTTCTGGTGCAGTGCTGTTGTGTGCGGTGATGATGGGCGCGGTTGGTGTGTTGACGGCTGGGTCATTGGGTAATCAGCGTCTGGTGGATGTAGGAGTTAGTGGTGTGGCTATGGGAGCCACGTTGGCTGCTGAGATGTTGGCGGGTGCGTGGGTGGTGGTGTTTGCCTCGATAGTGTTGCGGGCTCGTTTTGTTTCTCCGGAGGAGAGCACGAAGGAGCCCGCTACGTCAGGGCGTCGGTGA
- a CDS encoding nucleoside hydrolase — MNATPTIILDCDPGIDDAIAILLAQGHPDINLAAITTVGGNSSLHNVTHNALALATLSNITAPIAAGCAQPLNNTYKNATHIHGTDGIGGIPLPTPDRSTDPRHGAQLIIDTIMTNDPDTITLVPIGPMTNIATAITLEPRIINRVHEVVFMGGSHGTGNVTPVAEFNIHADPEAASIVLNADWPITMIGLDLTRQAIATPEVITSIRNINTTTATLVADLLDTYSANYRTTGSSHTGAIVHDPCAVARVLAPTLITCIPAPIHVEQHGTLTRGMTVTDLRTATTTDCHTRTATHLNADGFWELVRTALRRLP, encoded by the coding sequence ATGAACGCAACCCCCACCATCATCCTGGACTGCGACCCCGGCATCGACGACGCCATCGCCATCCTTCTCGCTCAAGGACACCCCGACATCAACCTCGCCGCTATCACCACTGTCGGAGGCAACTCTTCCCTCCACAACGTCACCCACAACGCACTCGCCTTAGCAACCCTCAGCAACATCACCGCGCCCATCGCAGCCGGATGCGCACAGCCCCTCAACAACACGTACAAAAACGCCACCCACATCCACGGCACTGACGGAATCGGCGGCATCCCACTGCCCACCCCTGACCGCTCCACCGATCCCCGCCACGGCGCACAACTGATCATCGACACCATCATGACCAACGACCCCGACACCATCACTCTGGTTCCCATTGGCCCCATGACCAACATCGCCACCGCGATCACCCTCGAACCCCGCATCATCAACCGCGTACACGAAGTCGTCTTTATGGGTGGAAGTCACGGAACCGGCAACGTCACCCCCGTCGCCGAATTCAACATCCACGCCGACCCCGAAGCCGCATCTATCGTCCTCAACGCCGACTGGCCCATCACCATGATCGGCCTGGACCTCACCCGCCAAGCCATCGCCACCCCCGAGGTCATCACCTCCATCCGCAACATCAACACAACCACCGCAACCCTTGTAGCCGACCTCCTTGACACCTACAGCGCGAACTACCGCACCACCGGCAGCTCCCACACCGGAGCAATCGTCCACGACCCCTGCGCAGTTGCACGTGTCCTGGCCCCCACACTCATCACCTGCATCCCAGCCCCCATCCACGTCGAGCAACACGGCACACTCACCCGCGGCATGACCGTCACCGACCTACGCACAGCAACCACCACCGACTGCCACACCCGCACCGCAACCCACCTCAATGCCGACGGATTCTGGGAACTTGTCCGTACCGCACTTCGACGCCTCCCCTAG